The genomic interval GATCTTTGTAAGCAGTTTCtttcttgttcttgttttgGTGCCAAatgtagctttttttttttggttttcttaatttcttgattttaacTGTTTCTGGGTTTttgcttttcttgttttgggagttattgaaagaaaaaaaagatctgGGTTTTCTTCAAGTTGAGTGTTGTAGTACATTTTGTCCGAGAAGAAGGTTCTTTGATGACTTGAAGTTTTGTGGGGATTAGGATCAGTAAGTGTGTTCGGTGTTTGTGAAGTTGAGATCTTGTTTTTTGACGTTATATTTGAAATGGTAGGTGACTTTAGGTTGTGTAACTGTAGTGGGTTTTAAGCGAAATGAAGTGCATGGCTTTGTTTGGTTGATTTAAGTGTGGGTAAAAGTTTGTGGCTTTGAGAAGAATGAGTAGTCTTATTATAGATGCCGGATTTTGATGGTTGATGAGTTTGGTGTATAATGAGTTACTGTGTCTATTTGGTGGAATTTGGTTAGAGTGAAGCTAGCTTTACTTGGTTTCTGCTAGGCTATGGGTGGGACACAATTGTTTGAAAGTTGTggatttttctaaaaataaataaagcccCCGCTTGGTTGCTCAGACAATGTGGGATCAGGGAAGAAGTCGATACTTTAATTGATTCAAATCTATGTTCTTTTCCTCGTTTACATGATCTAAGATCACACCAATTACTTAAATATTGGCAGGTTTTAACTGAAAAGTGGCTTTTAATTCATTGGCTAGGAACAGTGATTTGGTGAATAATGTCATACTTCATATTCACAACAAGTTgtctttcatttcatatttttgggtttttaaaatgtaaatgcCAAGCAATTGAATGGATTTGAACATAGGGTTTTCATTTGGTATTATGGTTGTCCATCCAGTGGGAACTAATTCCTTGATCTTTGGTTATCCTGAATCCCATGCCATCTACTGAGTACTGACTAGTTGATTGTTTTCATTTGTGACTAATCTAACAGTTGTATGTTTTACATTTCCACTGAACTAGTTTTACTTGCTGATCAATTAGGTATATAGTTTTGTTTGCTATTCCTTGCTTGTGTTGTTTATCTGCACTGTTTTAGAAAAGTATCTTGCCAACTGGAAAGATGAAGTTTGCATTTGGTTACAGTTTGACGTGGGGTAGGCTGTAGTGGCTACGTGAATGGCGGTGACAGATACTGAAAACCCTCTTCTTGGAGAAACCACTTGCagttctttactgcacaaacTACAGGTAAGTTGTGTTCTTGTTCTTATTTTCTGTAGTTCTCATAGTTCATGTTTGTGGCATAAAAGAATTGCCACTCAACTGATCCAATTTTTGCCATAGGAAATTTGGGATGAAGTTGGTGAAAATGATGAGGAAAGGGACAAGATGCTTCTTCAGATAGAGAAAGAATGTTTGGACGTGTACAAGAGGAAGGTGGAGCAGGCAGCTAAGTCAAGGGCACAGCTTCTTCAGGCCTTGTCAGATGCCAAAATTGAACTTGCAAGTCTTCTATCAGCTCTTGGTGAAAAAAGCATTGCTGGACTTGGAATCGTGAGTAATTACTTAGTTTTGGTCTTATATTTCACAGTCAAAATGTTTGAGAAGTGGAAGCATTTATGTTGTGAGATATAATCAACCGGGTTACTTACGGATTTCCTTGGTTTTGTTGCAGCCAGAGAAGACTTCAGGGACAATCAAGGAACAACTTGCGGCTATAGCACCAGCACTTGAACAGCTGTGGAAACAGAAAGAGGAGAGGGTGAAGGAGTTTTCGGATGTGCAGTCACAAATTCAAAAGATATGTGGAGAAATTGCTGGGAATTTGAGCCTTGGTGATCAGGCACCTTCAGTTGATGAGTCTGACCTAACCTTGAAGAAGTTGGATGAATATCAAGCCCAACTCCAGGAACTTCAAAAGGAGAAGGTAAGCATTTCCTTTCTATAAATAATAAGGTACTTGATGACAATTTTTCTGGCATCTGATGTCTCATATGCATGGAGGTGATTGATGCTAATTGCTACCTGAATTTGCAGAGTGATAGGTTGCACAAGGTCCTTGAATTTGTCAGCACTGTGCATGATCTCTGTGGGGTGCTTGGCATGGACTTCTTCAGTACTGTAACTGAAGTTCATCCAAGCTTAAATGACTCTACTGGTGTGCAATCCAAAAGCATTAGCAATGATACCCTTGCTAGGCTGGCTAAAACTGTGCTGGCACTTAAAGAAGATAAGAAGCAGAGGCTTCATAAGGTatattttaaagctttatGGTTCATTCTGTTAAGAGTGCATCTAAATCTCACTTGCATGACACGTTGCAGCTGGCTCTGCTAGATACAAATATTTCCTAGTAGAAACAGAAAGTCACTGAAAATTCTGCCTTTAATCTTATTCCTACTAATGATGAGGAGCTGGGTGTCTGTGTTCTTTTTAGTTCTACATTTCAAGTTCGTTCACTATTACTTTTCGGTTCAGTGGCTATTTGTTTCCATCTCTTGGCATACAGCTTGTTgcatttatataatttcttcATGTTCTGTGCAAGTGACATTAAGTATTTGATACTCCCACAGCTTCAAGAATTAGCTACTCAGCTAATCGATTTGTGGAATCTGATGGATACTCCCTCAGAGGAACGGAGATTGTTTGACCATGTTACCTGCAACATATCAGCTTATGTAGATGGAGTGACTGTCCCTGGCGCTCTTGCTCTGGATCTGATTGAGCAGGTATCAAATCAACAGTGTCCACAAAATCATGTTGCAATTAAACTTTTCCAGCTGTTTACTCGTTATCTTGTTATTTCGTTTTAGGCTGAAGTTGAAGTCGAAAGGCTTGATCAACTGAAAGCTAGCAGAATGAAGGAAATTGCTTTCAAAAGGCAAGGCGAACTTGAAGAGATATTTGCTCGTGCTCATATAGAGATAGATCCGGTGGCTGctcgagaaaaaattatgacacTAATTGACTCTGGGAATGTTGAGCCTGCTGAATTATTAGCTGACATGGATAATCAGATAGCCAAAGCTAAAGAAGAAGCTCACAgcagaaaagaaattttggaCAAGGTTGAGAAATGGATGTCTGCCTGTGAAGAAGAGAGTTGGCTTGAAGACTACAATCGGGTACTTAGAATATCTCTCTTCCTTCCTCTTTCTTTCCCTGTGCTTCCATGCATACCTGTGCATGAAAGTGGATGTGTGGATCCATGGGCTTGTCTTTCCTGTTAAATATGTAGACctcatttactttttcttctttttaattatttagtccATGGCTGATTTTGGTTATGTCAACTTTCAACCTTACTGACGTTGGCTTGCTGAAACAGGATGAAAACAGGTACAATGCAAGCAGGGGTGCTCATTTAAATCTCAAGCGGGCAGAAAAAGCTAGGATTCTGGTCAACAAGATTCCAGGTATGCCTAGAATTCCAGAACAACCTTGTTATGACAATTGAGTTTAAGATAGGGGTAGTGTGTTTCAgagggagtgggagtgagttTAGATTGTGAATGAATTTCTTGACCAGTGAAAGTCCGTTACTTATAGAATGTAAATGTAATGTTAATGGAAATCATGTGGTGATGCAAGTGAATGTATGAATAGGTCTGACTTGTGTCCATGGTCCTAAGAACATCATGATGCTGCCACGTGTCCTCTTCTAGTTGTGTATATGCCAGTTGGTCAGTTAATTCTTTGTACTAAAAactgtccttttttttttcatccagCTCTGGTTGAAACCTTGGTTGCCAAAACTCGGGCTTGGGAAGAGGACCATGGCATATCATTCACTTATGATGGAGTCCCGCTCCTTGCAATGCTGGATGAATATGCCATGTTGAGGcaggaaagagaagaagaaaagcggAGGATGAGGGTAAGTTTTATTGATTGATTGGATTAAATCatctttggttttattttttcgtcCAATCTGTCATTTTCAACAGCTACATTTTGTGGTTATTTCTTGTGCTAAATGTTGTGTTATAACTTTGGATTTCataggaatcaaagaagtttCATGAGCAGCAAAGCTCAGAACAAGAATCCATTTTTGGTTCAAGGCCAAGCCCTGCACGACCAGCTGGTCCAAAGAAGGTCGTTGGTCCACGCACAAATGGTGGTGTTAATGGAACTCCAAGCAGACGACTATCACTAAATGCTCATCAAAATGGCAGCAGGTCAACAACTAAAGAAGGGAAGAGGGAAAGCACTGGCAGCATCAGGCCAGCTGCTCCCGTCAACTACGTCGCCATATCGAAGGAGGATTCTGCATCCCATGTTTCAGTCTCCGACACAGTTCCAGCTTCACCGTGAcaataaagagagagagagagagagagataattAGTAAATTTACACACCTGTGATATTACTGTTGTTATTACTAGATCTGTTGTAGTAGGGATAGAGACCATGAAACACTCAAGAAGTGACTGGAGAGTAAACTGCTTTTCCTAGCTGTGTATGTTATATGTTGTTATAAATTTGGCTTTTCTTATCAGTCTCTTGAATcatgctttttattttgtcaaatcACTTGTGAGTTGTAATGGAAGTCCCTGTGGGCTTTGGGCTACAGCACCTGCCACTGGCAAATGTGAGTTGTAATGGAAGACCCTGTGGGCTGTGGGTTGCAGTAGGTGCCACTGGTAAAATGttcattaacaaaatattggGTGCTTAGTGGTACCGCTTTAGTACGGAGGCAAGAGTATTTTATGTTGTTGCAACAAATCAGCTTTCAACATGACTTAATGCGATGCCTTctttttgggaaatttacgaaaatagccataaatattttattattttctcaactaaccctcttaatttttttctatcaacattagccaaacacaagcttttctccccaaattacccttctttacagACCAAAAGCAATAATCTTTCTCCCATATCGTCAAACCAAACGCAGCTTAATCATCAACCAACGTTGACGGCAAAAGACAACAGTAAAGGTGAAATCCGATCATAATCTATCCGAATCCAACACTAATCGGCATCACTTAGTAgtatgagttattttctgaacttgcTTAACTGAGTCGTGGGTGAATCTGgcgacaggctgcctgtcgcaccaaaaatTTCtggcgacaggcacctgtcgcaccaagcttcGGGCGACAGGCAGGCTGTCGCACCAAGCCTTAGAGATTCATTAAAACTGTATTAATTTGATCCGgatccaattaatttttttttgataatttcagGCTTAATAGATTCAATTGTACTTGAATTGTGTTACGATGGTTGGTGGGAGACATTAGAGGATGGCCGTATGGAGTATGTGAATGGTAAAAATCGAGCTTTTTTGGTTGGGAAAAATTGTTTGTTTGATCAGTTATTGGCAAGAGTATACGAGGTGTTACAAATAAACCCtaatgaatataatattacaatgaagacaactttgaggtctagtaacacattatatcgtatatgtgcactgcccatggatatatttgatgatgaaatggtgaggGTTGTGTTGCATATGGCATCCGACGTAGCCAATTTTGGATGCATTCCTATATTCGTGACCACATCACCTCGAGTTTCGAGCGAAGGTATTGAGCCACATGTCGATACAGAAACTTCGTTTAGAGCAAATATGTTTGGCCCCGATAATGATAAAGAGGTGTTGCCAAGGACaatattgctgcagcaatattACTCTCCAATCCACGACAATTATGACAACATTGATGATAACGGCGTTACGTTAGAGGATGTTGGAGCAACGGTATTTCCAATAACGACGTCGTTGGAGCAACGGTATTCTCCGTATCACAACAATGATTTTCGggacaatgatgattttcatcATGAGACAAAGGGGGATAATGTTTGTGCAGAATCTTCTAATAATACGAGGGGCACTCATTTCAATAATGATGGTGATAATGGAGGAGCCGGTCCTTCGAATGTTCCGTCGTTTCAGCACGACGATGAGTGTGAAGACAATACTCCTGTGAATAACAGAGGCAATAGACCTAGTCCTTCTATGGTTCGATCGAGAAGGTGAATTGACCCCCTTACAAGTCTTGCTCCAACTTTGCCTTCGAACATGGTTGCTCCAAGCTTTGTTAGTAGTTGTGATTCAGATGATATCAGTGTGGGTAAGCTATTTGCTGAGAAGAATGAGTTTATATTACAACTACGCAAGGTTGCCTTTAGagataagtttgatttcaagattgtATGGTCTACTACGACACTTTTCGAGGCTCACTGTTGTTCAGAATCATGTAAATGGCGTATTCGAGCAACTAGATGTTCGAACGAGCTAAATGTTCCTTGGGTGGTAAAGAGAATTGACAATGTACACACTTGTCATAATGAGGTATTGGTTGATGGACGTCATCAAGTAAGGAGCCGGGTTGTCGGTCATATTATcgcagaaaaatatattcaaaacaAGAGGATTTATACTCCGAATGACATAAGAGCAGATATGCAATAGGAATACGGTGTTCAGTTAACATACCAGCAGGCATATCGGGCAAGAGAAGTTGGTCTTGAAATAGTTCGAGGCAACCCTGCAGAGTCATACAACTTGCTCCCTAAATACTCTCACGTACTAACTACAGCTAATGAGGGTACAGTCACTCACCTCGAGCAGGATGGAGATGGTAATTTCTTGTACTATTTTGTAGCACTCGGATCTTCCATCAAGGGTTTTATGCAGTACATTCGGCCTGTCATTGCTGTAGATGGTACTCATCTGAAGGGACTATATCGTGGAAGCATGTTCGTGGCAACATGTCTTGATGGTAACAATCAATTGTATCCGTTAGCGATTGGGATCATGGATTCAGAAAACAATGATGCTTGGGAATGGTTTATGATGAAGTTACACGGAGTGATTGGCGATAGACCTGAGTTGGTAATTATCTCTGATCGATGCACTGCCATAAGGAGAGCCGTTCTTAAAGTATTTCACAATGCAAGtcatggcgtttgtttttaccaCGTCAAAGGTAACATTAAGTCTCAGTTTAGAATGTCCAAAGCTCTTTGGGATCAATTTGAGCCTGCCTTTATTAATGCAGCAAAAGCATATGGCCACGAGGAATTTAAGAGACAACTTGAAGGGTTGTGGATGATCTACCCGGGTGCGGCTGATTACCTAGAAAATAATGTCGGTACGTGTAATTGGGCAAGGTCTCAGTTTGAAGGTAGGAGGTACAGCATACTTACCACCAACATCGCGGAGAGTGTTAATTCTTTCATGCGGGAACCTCGAAAATTTCCTGttactcatcttgttgatcactttagaaaaacaatgcagcaatggttttatgatagaaaaattgtgGCTGAATCAATGACTACTCGGCTAACAACATGGGCGGATGAAATAGTCACTGAGAGGAGAACTTTAGCTGAAAGAATGATAGTTCGGCCAGTGTCTCCGCATCGATTTCAAGTGGTAGGCGGTGGGCTTAAGGAAGGTTTGGTTGACTTGCAAAAGAGAACTTGCTCCTGCAGAGTGTTCCAGCTTGATCAGCTTGTGTGTGCTCATGCAATTGCGGCGTGTTTAACACACCGGGTGGATTTTATTAACCTTTGCTCGGACTTTTACACTACAGAATCGTTGGCGATGGCTTATGCACAACCAGTAGAGCCAGTCGGTGATGTGGCTGATTGGGAAGTTCCAGATGAAGTTCAGGAGATGCAAGTATACCCACCAGTTGAGGCACCACCACCTGGCCGTCATAAAGAGCTCAGAATACCCTCGGCTGGCGAGGACGTTGACCGGCGGACTGTAAGATGCGGTCGGTGTCATGAACTAGGCCATAATCGTAAGAGATGTAAGAATCCCATTGCGTCGACTCGAAGTTAGTTGTATTTTGTGTGTTATGAGTTTGTTAAaactattattgtttttgtgtttcGTTGGTTAAAACTGTTACTGTTTTTTGTGTATtgtacacttatatttcataaaactttatttaaagtttaaaatgtgaggcattaaaattatataaacttaagtgcgcgaagtaaaaaaaaaattcaaacttcaaCATTTAAATTACTACATAGGTTTACAATATAATAtcgtcattaaatatatcaaccgcaatcttctttctaaaGTACTCGACATGACTAGCGTTAAACTCCAATCTAAGCCcgaacattaaatacatcgTAACCATCAATACAAAAACACCGCAATCGCCAGTTCCGGGCTCTTGTTGTGGTGCGCTCTTAACTGCGATAACTTTCCACGGGTCTTCACTCCGCAACTCCGGTCGGATATTGTAGAAGCCAACATATTCCAACCATCGAGggaatataacttcaagtggctTGAATTTCAACTTGTACCTTTTGTCGTCGCGATTTGAGAGTAATGAGTCATAAATCCAGACTTTATTTTTCCGAAAGTCAACTCGTGCTAGTACCCAATGCGCGCCGTCCAAGTTAACAGGGATGAGTAACTGCATATAACAATTGAAAAACATGTTCGTTAtgtatgaaattaaaatacaacaaagaaatagcaacaacttgaatattttcattatatagcATGTGAAATGTAATAAAACACATACCATATCGACATCCGTCATTGATTTAGACATTGTGTGCTGTCACCCACAAAGATAACTATTCAAGCGGTCGTCGAATACCATTGAATCGACTGCACAATTCCTGTTATTCCATAACTGATTCAAGAACACCTAATACATAGATAACCAAGAaatgcataaattaataaaacttaaatttttataatttaataaaatttataagttttgtcGGCACGTTACTCAAAAAAATGTGTCAGTATGTGTGACACGTTGGAGTAAGGCATTTGGATACTGCCGTTGTTTCTCGCTAATCAAGCGGAGATACTCGTGAATATGCTGTAGAGAAACAGAAATATTAcgagtttttaaaaaaaaaaattatacacaaATCCACAACAGTATACACCACGAGGAAATTATAAATACCTCATCGCCTAGCCATCCCATCGAAGCTGTccccaaaattatttgaaagaatgacAGCGGGTGCTGGACTCTCCGGCGGACTCTGCTATCACCAGTGAACCATCGATCAAACTCAGCAAACAGACTAGAGTCCTTCAATCCTCTCAGTGGATTTACATCCACACTCGTACTCATGTCAATCGTATGCTCCATGATTTGGGGTCGAGGTAAAGCCCGGACGTTCTGTCCTCACCTGACCGGAGGAATCATGTAAGGACTGTTATAAACATACGACGGTATGTACGCGCGGCCGAACTTACTAACGCCCGGAGGCACCTATGTGAACACCTGCACGCTCTCCCCACTTACATCCCCGTAGAAACTATACAATGACGTGGGCGTAGACAAATTTTCATTGCCCACGTCAGTATACACTCCAACGTCATCCGGGGACTATACATTCGCCAAAAAGAGCATATTAAATaactatcaaattaaaagttaaacgaacattattattaaatttaaattagcttACCGCATACGAGCGTGCAGTGGGAGAATCCTTATTTGGACGTTTAGAAAATGTGTCGATGAAGCCAACAACggtttctttaaaatcttttaattctgaCTTTATTTCATACACGTTACGATCAATTTTATCCAGCCGTCGTTGTACGTAATCATTAAACTGCTTTGTCCTCgactattacaaaataaaaaaataaaactttagaataacaataaaaaaaaataatttataaaaaaaaatatcgtATATTATTTCTAACCTCAGAATCCCGTGCGTCATCAGAGTTGTCTGTTTGATGCTGGTGGTCATCAACAACCACCTCATCCTCAAAGGTGTCATGCCCCACCTCATCCTCAAAAATGTCATGACGCTGCTCTGGTATTGGGTTTGGTATGTCGTCATGATCGTCATGCTCGTCTGATTGCCTTGTAACCGACGGCATCGCGTTGATTGAGGGTTGGTGCTGTATAaagtatcatttaaaattagtaaatgaaaagtcaaaaatttcgattaacaaatttttagtGCTTAGAGTATACCGACCTTATGAACCCAGTCTGGAATGCTTGGCAAGTAATCATTCACAGAGAGCCAATAATTTCTGCTACTCTCCTTTGAATTTGGCTCAAGAGTTTGTAAAACGTCCCCCTTccataaattcaatttaaaattttaagtaagtatacataacttaaatttagtaaagttaaaaaaaaaagtaatacaTATTACTTACAAGACGAGACTCGTCGTTGAAGAACGAATAAACCTCCGCAAAGTTGATTCTCGAAGACGCCATGGGCTTCCATTGCAGAATGCGGGGAATCTTATTCTTCGTTTTGACGACCCATGTTGATGGCAACCCTCCGATTGCTTCGTAAATCCAAGCCTACAACaaccaaagtgaaaaatcaaataaaacaactatcaaatatttaatactataaaacttattaataaacaaaaaaaatagcacCTGAACCCCACACGTAAAGCCGtaaagattgtatttttcaatattatgatCTGGATTTTTCAACCGAGtcttcttaaatttctcgTCTTTCTCGAACAGTGCATTGTCAAGACTCTCGTAAATCATTTCCCACGACAATAGACCCCATGGACGCTTTCGGAAGTACTGTATATCATCAACTTGGTCAAGCCAatcgaaattaatttgacagtgattttttcttgcatttagtaCTCTGTCCGCAAAATAAAACAGCGCAATCTTTAGTGCGTCCATATCGTCAATTTCCTCGAATTTCAACTCCTTAAATACTACATCGAATTGCTTCACATTAATCTTACGATGCACACCACCAAAATACGTATTCCGTAGCCTCTGCtctatttcatcattttttttattggtatCAACACCAAATGAAAGTCCAGTAACCAAGCACCATTCGACAATTGACAAGCGAATCAAATGCTTaccaatttgaaaccataactgATCCTCACGGCTATCTTCTTCATGGGCCACTTGCCGCAGTAGAAGATTGTGCAAAATTACCCCACTAAATGGAAAACTTCGACATTCCAagaaatgcccaaatatatcCTTTTTGAACATACGCAACTGCaggtttgttaatttttcctcaATGGCTTTAACGACCGAAGATAACATACACATGCTCAAAACTCGACCAGGAAAGTGATCATCATAACGAAAATACATCTTGCCTACTTCAATATCCggtgattctgatttcgccatgtatctgtaatatttataaaattattacattacatttacaaaaaaaaaaaaattaactcgttacaaaaaaaaaaatctaagtttTGGTGCGACAGCGCCTGCTATCGCACCAGATTTGGTGCGACAGCGCCTGCTATCGCACCAGATTTGGTGCGACAGCGTGCCGCGAATGGGCGCGCGCTGCTGCCCAGCGATGGGCGCGCGCGCGCGCCCTGCCCCCCTCCCTCCCCACCCGCAAAATTAAGCACAATCACtccaaaatcgaaaacaataCTCCCAAACACCACCAACCACCACAAACATCATCACCACCACTATTAATCTCAagctataactattattattctaaaatctcattttaaattaatgaaaataagaaaaatgactaacctaggttttgttgaaggttgTAGATCGGATGCCGGTGAGAGATGGAGCTGCTGCCGACGAGGGATGATGTCGCCGCCGATGATGGGAGTTGGAtcggtttgggagagatgagtGAAAGGGAGTGTTGGGGAAGAGATGAgggaggggtattttggtctcaaatgttgttttatggctaatgttgatagaaatatttttggggggttaagatgaaaaaaagggaaatttttttggttattactGTAAATTTCcccttctttttcaaaaaaataaaaaaatgtgaacAACATTACGTATATTAATGCATCTTAATactcttcaaaaaaaaaatgcatcttaatataaaaaaaaaaaaagtaaaataactaagattcatttatttttaatttggcaATCTATAAGATTCCGACTCCAAACGCCACATTACCTTTAGTCAccgtggaaaaaaaaaataataataataaaagaaatgcaactttcaaaattcaaaccttCGCATCCAAGCTTGGTCCTTCATAGATACGACGGCGTTTCGATCATCTTCTTTCGCCGATAACAAACAACTGGACTCGACGCTCAAAAACTCTTCACACATCCAAGAAAAAGGCTCAAGCGAAGGGGCATGGCGAGCGAAACCGAGCCAGCGAAGTTGCTGTTACCGTACCTACAACGAGCCGATGAATTAC from Citrus sinensis cultivar Valencia sweet orange chromosome 9, DVS_A1.0, whole genome shotgun sequence carries:
- the LOC127899656 gene encoding uncharacterized protein LOC127899656; translation: MSKSMTDVDMLLIPVNLDGAHWVLARVDFRKNKVWIYDSLLSNRDDKRYKLKFKPLEVIFPRWLEYVGFYNIRPELRSEDPWKVIAVKSAPQQEPGTGDCGVFVLMVTMYLMFGLRLEFNASHVEYFRKKIAVDIFNDDIIL
- the LOC102610064 gene encoding 65-kDa microtubule-associated protein 1; translation: MAVTDTENPLLGETTCSSLLHKLQEIWDEVGENDEERDKMLLQIEKECLDVYKRKVEQAAKSRAQLLQALSDAKIELASLLSALGEKSIAGLGIPEKTSGTIKEQLAAIAPALEQLWKQKEERVKEFSDVQSQIQKICGEIAGNLSLGDQAPSVDESDLTLKKLDEYQAQLQELQKEKSDRLHKVLEFVSTVHDLCGVLGMDFFSTVTEVHPSLNDSTGVQSKSISNDTLARLAKTVLALKEDKKQRLHKLQELATQLIDLWNLMDTPSEERRLFDHVTCNISAYVDGVTVPGALALDLIEQAEVEVERLDQLKASRMKEIAFKRQGELEEIFARAHIEIDPVAAREKIMTLIDSGNVEPAELLADMDNQIAKAKEEAHSRKEILDKVEKWMSACEEESWLEDYNRDENRYNASRGAHLNLKRAEKARILVNKIPALVETLVAKTRAWEEDHGISFTYDGVPLLAMLDEYAMLRQEREEEKRRMRESKKFHEQQSSEQESIFGSRPSPARPAGPKKVVGPRTNGGVNGTPSRRLSLNAHQNGSRSTTKEGKRESTGSIRPAAPVNYVAISKEDSASHVSVSDTVPASP
- the LOC127899962 gene encoding uncharacterized protein LOC127899962, with the protein product MVAPSFVSSCDSDDISVGKLFAEKNEFILQLRKVAFRDKFDFKIVWSTTTLFEAHCCSESCKWRIRATRCSNELNVPWVVKRIDNVHTCHNEVLVDGRHQEYGVQLTYQQAYRAREVGLEIVRGNPAESYNLLPKYSHVLTTANEGTVTHLEQDGDGNFLYYFVALGSSIKGFMQYIRPVIAVDGTHLKGLYRGSMFVATCLDGNNQLYPLAIGIMDSENNDAWEWFMMKLHGVIGDRPELVIISDRCTAIRRAVLKVFHNASHGVCFYHVKGNIKSQFRMSKALWDQFEPAFINAAKAYGHEEFKRQLEGLWMIYPGAADYLENNVGTCNWARSQFEGRRKIVAESMTTRLTTWADEIVTERRTLAERMIVRPVSPHRFQVVGGGLKEGLVDLQKRTCSCRVFQLDQLVCAHAIAACLTHRVDFINLCSDFYTTESLAMAYAQPVEPVGDVADWEVPDEVQEMQVYPPVEAPPPGRHKELRIPSAGEDVDRRTVRCGRCHELGHNRKRCKNPIASTRS